GCATCCCAGCCATTTTTCGATGGCCGAAGCGCTCGACTGGGTGGAACGGCTGGGACCCAAGCGCGCGTATCTCACGCACATGCATGTCCCGTTGGACTACGCGACGGTTGATGCGGAAACCCCGCAGCACGTCACACCGGCCCATGACGGGCTGGTGATCGAACTGCCATACGCGTCGCAGGCATAGGCGACGCCAGCGCAGTCAAGCTTCGGCTTAGGCGTGGCTCTCAGTTCCAAAGAGTGCGGTTTCGGTTCTGTAGCTGGGTGAGTGAGTTATCAATTGCCCCAGCATTCTGGGGAATGTAGCGCAAGGGTCGTCGTATCGCTGTTGCATCAGAGCTATATCGAGGTTTGTTGCTTACGCTGATCTGCCGCCTCGCAACAGACAGTACGCATGTAGCATACGGTCAAACGGTGTCCTGTTGCGACCTAGCGGTACTTTCCGGGTCGGCCTTGCAGTGTAGAAGGTTCCGACTGTGCAATGGCCGCCATCAGGCGCCACGCTGACGGGCGACTTTGGGGCCGGCAGCGGACTGACGGCTTCCGGTGACTGAAAAGCGAATACCAGACGTTCAACCCGACGGCGGATAGGGGCTTGAATTGGCTAAGCGTACGTCCGTAAGGCGTGGGAGCTACCGCCATTCCGCCACGAAACAGGGTCTTGACGATGCATCCTCCAAGGTGCGAATAGAGCGCGAGATGGCGTCCTTACTCTTCGCCGCCGTCTACCATGTGCTGAAGCTGCGGCTCGATCCGATCCGGCAAATCAATGAGGATTGTCTCTGGTTTGCCCAGATGCAGGTAGCTGATCGCACTGGAGTTCGCGATCGCGAGTTCTAATATCCGTTCGAGATCTGCTTTCGGAACGCCGCTTTCCTCGTACATTCTGAGAATTTCAGCGAAGGGGGCCGCATGATTGCCATTGATAGCCGCGTTCCCGCGGGACCCAACATCGTGATAGATCGCCTCGTTGATAGGATTTGCATTATCGAGGGAGTGGTAGAAATCGCTCAAGCATGCGGATCATACCGGAGACAATCTCTAGCCAAGTCAGCGATCGTTGTCGAAAGTTGATGGCAACTCGACGAAGGCCGATATGCTGGCATGCGTGCGCGGCGGAAGTGGATATTGTCCCTATCGCGCAAGGGTTTAGCCTATCTGAGTCCTGTGATTGCCACCTTAGCACCTGGCGCCGATGGTTCGGAGGACAGAGGGCTGTGCTGACAGCCATTTAGGTCCGGTGGGAAGGCGAAGCCTCGACCTCCAACACGAAGTGGACGACGTTTACTTCGATGTCGCCGGTCATTTCTCGCGTCGCGAGCGGGATGCTATGCTTGGAGACGTGATGCTTGCGAGCTCCCAGCTCTATGGAACCGGCTCGGTCCTGGCCGATTTCGGCGAGCAATGCGGTCGATATTCTCGTGCTCCAGGTCGGGGCGTCGTGATCGACGACATAGGCGACCATGCCCCCATACGAAGAAATCGTGTAGGGATTGCTGGCGTCATCGAACCGTTTCAGCCCCCGCGGCCCGAGATATTCCGCCTTGATTTCGCGCTCATTGAGTACGGTCTTGGCTTCGATGCGTAAATCAAGTTCGGATTCCCGCATCAAAATGATCGTGTAGTCGGTGGGCTTGGCTTGCTTGCTGATGCCGGGATCCAGGGGTCGCGGGGTCTCGCAAGCTATCGAGATGTGGCGGAGATCGACGTCGCCATCGGCGGGGTCGGAGAGTGCTTGCTGGGCGCGGCGATAGGCGAAAAGGTCCGCCAAGGCACGGCTCACCGCCTCTTCTTGCGGGATCCCGGTCTTGCCCTTACGGAACCAGTCTTTTTTCGCTTCGTATTTCGCCCGCCTGAGCTTCAGTTCGTCGGCAGCGACATGAAGGCCCCCTATGGCATTGCCGAGAAACTCCGCCCACTCAGCGCTCTGTACGGCACCCAATGTCGAGCGGCTCACTGGACCCAACTCCGAAGAGATCGCCTTAGGGTCGCGGCATCGGTAACGGCCTGGTCGATTGTCCATGCGCTCCTGACAGAAGTCTTGAAGATATAGGCTCCATCGCCGTCCACTGTCGGGACCACTACCGCGTTGCCGATGAAGCCGTTACCCATCGACGGCTGAACGGACTCCTCGCGGCGTATTCCGAACCGGATGCTAATCGGAAAGACCTCGCCGTCTTGTGCCTTGATGTCGACGCTCATGGGCAGGCTCTTGCCGACCGCCGCCCGGAGCTCGGACTGCAAGCGATCTACATAGCTGCGGCGCGTGGCTTCGCTTACGTTCCTTTGACTACCTTCCGGGCACTGGGCGTTGGCGAAATATTGCCGGAAATCCTTGAATTCAGAGAAGGCGGCCTTGAAATCCTTGCCGGCACCCATGGCGTCGAGGATATCCGTGTCAACCTGAGTCGACTTGCCCAATGCTAAGAACTTCTCGTCCGACCAGTCCGTGAATGGGCAAGGAATTGCCAATAGGTCGTTCTTCTCGAAGCGAGCCTTATCCATAAGGTAACTGGCGCCGTATATCGACGCGAAGTACCGCACTACGCCAGAATCGATAAAGGCACGGAACGCCGCTTCGAACCCGACAGGAAAGGGTATGCTCTTGGCGAACTCGTCCGCTTCCATCGCCACTACCTGGCTTTTCCTCACGATCACGTTGAAGGTAGATGGATAGAGCACCGGTTCGCTGAAATAGAGCGCCTGGGCCATGCTGCGCGGCACAAGAATGACCTCGCCGGCAAAGTAGCCCCTGAATTTCGGCGTTACCTTCCGCAACTGAGCTTGCGTCAAAGCCATGATCTGAACAGACTTTTCCGATCCTTCCGCTACCGGACGGCGTGAAACACCGGCATCCTGGCCACTGCGCCCTTTTCCCATCGCAAGATCCGAACGTTCCAGAAAATGCGCCAAGGTCTTGTCGTTGAAATTGGACCAAACCGTCAGGGCGTCATGCATGCGGCGATCGAAGTCGCTCAGGATGGCTTGGGTGAACCATCCGCTTTTGCCTGCCCCGAAATCCTTCGCCCTGTGGTATTGAATCTCGGAATCCGAGGCTAGGAGGCTCCAGACCTCGTTCGTTCTGCCACCGGGCAACGAAGACAGAAGCGGGCGGTAAACCGCGACTTTGTCATCGGCGTTCGGCTCGCGGTTCGTGACCACGACCACGCATGCGGAGGCTTCCACGCCCGGGAACAGCTTCCTGCGCAGATGGAACAGGCTGCCGATCCAGCGCAACGTCGTCCGACTTCCGATCGCGTGCGCGAACGGGCCGGCCAACCGACCGATGACCGACCGGGCCGGAAGGATCATGGCAACAGTCGCCTCGTTAGCGGCGAGCTTGAATATGGCGAGCCAGAAGAAAAGATCCGACAACCTCGCTTGACCGACAGGCACCTTCGCAAGGCTCAATGCCATCCGGAAGTCCGCGACGCCGGCACTTTCTCCGCCGCGACCCTGATCCCGATTAGTACGATCCTTCTGGCCGCTCGACGCCGACCATGGCGGATTGCCCACAACGTGGGTGAACTTGCGGCCGAGAAACCTGGTGGCAAACGCGCTCTCGGAAACGACGTTGTCCGAAAGGTCCGGCAGGAATTTTTCGTCGCCTGCTGCCTCTACCAGCTCGTCTATCGTCGCTCGGCCGACATAGTCCAGCAAGGTCAAGTAAAGGCTGAAGCGACATACGTTCGCGGCCTGTGCGTGTAATTCGACGCCATGGATGCCCTTGAGCAACAGTGCCTTGGCCAGCCGGATGTCCTGGGGCTTCCAGCCGTCGCGAGGCGTGTACCGTTCCATCAGTCGCCGGAACGCGCCGACCAGGAATAGCCCCGATCCGGCTGCAGGATCGACCAATTCGGAGTCGGAAGTGATCGGGACGACCGCCTCCACCCGATCCAGTACGTGGTCCACCAGGTGCGGTGGGGTATAGAATACGCCGTCGTCCCGCTTCTGCTTAATGTCTTCGATCTTGATGAAGCGTTCGTAGATGGCCGAGATCGTCTCCGTGCGCAGGATCGAAAAGGACACGTTGAAAAAGCTGTGTTGGATACCGCCGGCCGTGATGGTGTCGCCGCAACGCACCACCCGATGGACCAGCCGGCAAAGGCCATCCGTCACTAGGTCGCGCTGATCGTCTTCTATCTTAAAGACACTGCCGTTGATGGCGCCATCGACGATGTCGAAAGCGGCCAACGCATCGCTTGAGGACCACGCTCCGTGGACCTCGTCATTGGGATTTTCGGAAAAGATGGCTTCGACGAAGAGCGGGAGCGACG
This portion of the Mesorhizobium shangrilense genome encodes:
- a CDS encoding N-6 DNA methylase; the protein is MSEQVTMQPETHDRLTAVRDLLGYSQRQTYFELADLSRHPTLPYVVRQALSAMKIHGVFALEDGFRPASLKPIVYLASAESPDEVAHLRRAVWSQGVVPFLLIVCADEVLVCGGFQSPDIDPIKVRLTGTVAELPAALLYYSANRIASSLTWRDLDIHRDSSVDNQLVDAIEALNVLAQKNFPALEGHQNLINAVIGKFLYTYVLADRGILAPAWLSRKLAGNDTPSLPLFVEAIFSENPNDEVHGAWSSSDALAAFDIVDGAINGSVFKIEDDQRDLVTDGLCRLVHRVVRCGDTITAGGIQHSFFNVSFSILRTETISAIYERFIKIEDIKQKRDDGVFYTPPHLVDHVLDRVEAVVPITSDSELVDPAAGSGLFLVGAFRRLMERYTPRDGWKPQDIRLAKALLLKGIHGVELHAQAANVCRFSLYLTLLDYVGRATIDELVEAAGDEKFLPDLSDNVVSESAFATRFLGRKFTHVVGNPPWSASSGQKDRTNRDQGRGGESAGVADFRMALSLAKVPVGQARLSDLFFWLAIFKLAANEATVAMILPARSVIGRLAGPFAHAIGSRTTLRWIGSLFHLRRKLFPGVEASACVVVVTNREPNADDKVAVYRPLLSSLPGGRTNEVWSLLASDSEIQYHRAKDFGAGKSGWFTQAILSDFDRRMHDALTVWSNFNDKTLAHFLERSDLAMGKGRSGQDAGVSRRPVAEGSEKSVQIMALTQAQLRKVTPKFRGYFAGEVILVPRSMAQALYFSEPVLYPSTFNVIVRKSQVVAMEADEFAKSIPFPVGFEAAFRAFIDSGVVRYFASIYGASYLMDKARFEKNDLLAIPCPFTDWSDEKFLALGKSTQVDTDILDAMGAGKDFKAAFSEFKDFRQYFANAQCPEGSQRNVSEATRRSYVDRLQSELRAAVGKSLPMSVDIKAQDGEVFPISIRFGIRREESVQPSMGNGFIGNAVVVPTVDGDGAYIFKTSVRSAWTIDQAVTDAATLRRSLRSWVQ